The following coding sequences are from one Triticum dicoccoides isolate Atlit2015 ecotype Zavitan chromosome 4A, WEW_v2.0, whole genome shotgun sequence window:
- the LOC119288723 gene encoding aldehyde oxidase GLOX-like codes for MKPPPALLTRGLALVLALACAGIAPASGGGAGGGRWDVLQRSIGVSAMHMQLLHNDRVIIFDRTDFGPSNLSLPDGRCRRNPRERVLPVDCTAHSAEYDVASNTFRPLSVFTDTWCSSGTVAPDGTLVQTGGWNDGYRNVRAMRACDGGDDDDGGSCDWNETQDALAANRWYATNQVLPDGRAFIVGGRRQFNYEFFPKADASDASAIALPFLVQTRDPEENNLYPFVHLNIDGNLFIFAKNRAVLLDYRKNKIVRTYPELAGGDPRNYPSSGSSVLLPLKPSPTEAEVLVCGGAPAGSYNSTKEKTFFPALVTCGRIKITDASPAWVIERMPSPRVMGDMILLPNGAEVAIINGAMDGTAGWEAASTPAYAPVMYRPDHAPGDRFEEQSATDIARLYHSAAILLRDGRVLVGGSNPHIYYNFSNVRYPTELSLEAFSPEYLDSSNDALRPKITDPSPAGPAVSVKYGQSMTLQFEVPAVAPRRRPRGGGEGGGGALGLVSVTMVAPSFTTHSFAMNQRLLLLDVAGTTALHSTAGAGAGAYEASVAMPAKAVLAPPGYYMVFVVNGHIPSEGVWVHIE; via the coding sequence ATGAAGCCTCCTCCCGCATTGCTGACCCGCGGCCTCGCTCTTGTCCTGGCCCTCGCATGCGCCGGCATTGcaccggcgagcggcggcggcgccggcggcgggcggTGGGACGTGCTGCAGCGCAGCATCGGCGTGTCGGCGATGCACATGCAGCTCCTGCACAACGACCGCGTCATCATCTTCGACCGCACCGACTTCGGCCCGTCCAACCTCTCCCTCCCCGACGGCCGCTGCCGCCGCAACCCCAGGGAGCGCGTGCTCCCCGTCGACTGCACCGCGCACTCCGCCGAGTACGACGTCGCGTCCAACACCTTCCGCCCGCTCTCCGTCTTCACCGACACCTGGTGCTCCTCGGGCACCGTCGCGCCCGACGGCACCCTCGTCCAGACCGGCGGCTGGAACGACGGCTACCGCAACGTGCGCGCCATGCGCGCGTGCGACGGCggagacgacgacgacggcggcagctGCGACTGGAACGAGACGCAGGACGCGCTCGCCGCCAACCGGTGGTACGCCACCAACCAGGTCCTCCCCGACGGCCGCGCCTTCATCGTCGGCGGCCGCAGGCAGTTCAACTACGAGTTCTTCCCCAAGGCCGATGCTTCCGACGCCTCGGCCATCGCATTGCCGTTCCTGGTTCAAACCAGGGACCCCGAGGAGAACAATCTGTATCCTTTCGTCCACCTCAACATCGACGGCAACCTTTTCATCTTCGCCAAGAACCGCGCCGTCCTTCTCGACTACAGGAAGAACAAGATCGTCCGGACGTACCCCGAGCTGGCCGGCGGCGACCCCAGGAACTACCCCAGCTCGGGCTCGTCGGTGCTGCTGCCCCTGAAGCCTTCGCCCACCGAGGCCGAGGTGCTGGTCTGCGgcggcgcgcccgcgggctcctacAACTCGACCAAGGAGAAGACCTTCTTCCCGGCGCTGGTGACGTGCGGGCGGATCAAGATCACGGACGCTTCGCCGGCGTGGGTGATCGAGAGAATGCCGTCGCCGCGGGTGATGGGGGACATGATCCTGCTGCCCAACGGCGCCGAGGTGGCGATCATCAACGGCGCCATGGACGGCACCGCCGGGTGGGAGGCCGCCAGCACCCCGGCGTACGCGCCCGTCATGTACCGGCCAGACCACGCGCCCGGGGACCGGTTCGAGGAGCAGAGCGCGACCGACATCGCGCGGCTGTACCACTCGGCGGCGATCCTCCTCCGCGACGGCCGGGTGCTGGTCGGCGGGAGCAACCCGCACATCTACTACAACTTCAGCAACGTGCGGTACCCGACAGAGCTCAGCCTGGAGGCCTTCTCCCCGGAGTACCTGGACAGCTCCAACGACGCCCTCCGCCCAAAGATCACCGACCCCTCGCCCGCCGGCCCGGCGGTGAGCGTGAAGTACGGACAGTCAATGACCCTCCAGTTCGAGGTGCCAGCGGTGGCTCCGAGAAGGAGACCGCGCGgcgggggcgagggcggcggcggcgctctcgGCCTGGTGTCGGTGACGATGGTGGCGCCGTCGTTCACGACGCACTCGTTCGCGATGAACCAGAGGCTGCTGCTCCTGGACGTGGCGGGGACGACGGCGCTGCACAGCAccgcgggcgcgggcgcgggcgcgtaCGAGGCATCGGTGGCGATGCCGGCGAAGGCCGTGCTGGCGCCGCCGGGGTACTACATGGTGTTCGTGGTGAACGGGCACATCCCCAGCGAGGGCGTGTGGGTCCACATAGAGTGA